One window of the Doryrhamphus excisus isolate RoL2022-K1 chromosome 10, RoL_Dexc_1.0, whole genome shotgun sequence genome contains the following:
- the LOC131136974 gene encoding sentrin-specific protease 1-like isoform X1: MLNKLYEWLESGVANLRNGVPAAEPSLADRPPGEEHVRNRRKRQLECLEDGQDGLAIKKSRMGGLIDTVLITAEGVKNRSFGVATWMKNSVSPTFRNVLPTSSGPPLEQPQPQPSTSAARWTPMHSSKRNSLDQTFAAPSTTLEWKASKSVCRRQVHISPMHREVPKINGHPCSLPSSITSKCHPSARLGRPINFRTYATPSVLSGVSTTSTSSSSMYEKTFPIKVVQGPSHRTSSGHVHHTKPCCTAQESVCLEEKEVYRQLLNVVSGGQSSCLHNGRSHSIVRSHRDFTSFLSTSRRLLQFSSSPAGSAAGDTSEGPSSPPSSRGISSQSSSNLPSPEGITCKPGKPTWSRDPDLSAIKPAPFVSAPSPSAVENNSSQDTRSSAHDGDSVIIVNEQKGKKQDGSSMPCFQAELWIKELTSMYDSRARERRRLIEEQEALAAQLLRQRLSEVGHRSTDVEVHVRVPLEMEIPLTLVIQEPLEDKPEFPELSKEMEAQVDKVLRRGSPDEVFSEGFGLSLTRKDLQTLSGLNWLNDEVINFYMNLLVERSKNPKMPSVNTFSTFFYPKLRSSGYSAVCRWTKKMDIFSKDILLVPVHLRMHWCLSVVDFRKKAVTYFDSMGGNNDEACKLLFEYLQQESKDKKGKELDPTGWVLYSKKRNEIPQQMNGSDCGMFTCKYADYITKDTPITFTQKQMPYFRRRMVWELVNRKLL; encoded by the exons ATGCTGAATAAACTCTATGAATGGCTAGAGTCAGGCGTAGCCAATCTTCGCAATGGTGTTCCAGCTGCAGAGCCATCTCTTGCAGACCGACCACCCGGGGAGGAGCACGTCAGGAACAGAAGGAAAAGGCAACTTGAATG tTTGGAAGACGGACAAGATGGATTAGCAATAAAGAAATCTCGAATGG GAGGGCTTATTGACACTGTCCTGATTACAGCAGAAGGGGTGAAGAATCGAAGCTTTGGTGTGGCGACATGGATGAAGAACAGTGTGAGCCCTACCTTCAGAAATGTACTACCTACCTCCTCTGGGCCTCCACTTGAACAACCTCAGCCACAGCCCTCAACATCAGCTGCAAGATGGACACCGATGCAT AGCTCCAAAAGAAACTCATTGGATCAGACTTTTGCAGCTCCTTCGACAACATTGGAGTGGAAAGCCTCTAAATCAG TTTGCAGACGGCAAGTTCACATCAGTCCTATGCATCGCGAAGTTCCAAAAATAAACGGGCATCCATGCAGCTTGCCATCGTCGATCACGTCAAAATGTCACCCCTCTGCGCGGCTTGGCCGGCCCATAAACTTCAGAACGTACGCCACACCAAG TGTGCTAAGCGGGGTATCTACAACAAGCACCTCCAGCAGCAGCATGTACGAGAAGACCTTTCCAATCAAAGTAGTTCAAGGCCCGTCGCACAGAACGTCATCGGGTCACGTGCATCACACCAAGCCATGCTGCACAGCACAAGAG TCTGTTTGTTTAGAGGAGAAGGAGGTCTACAGGCAGCTTTTGAACGTGGTCTCAGGCGGTCAGTCGTCGTGTTTGCACAACGGCCGCTCGCATTCCATTGTGAGGTCACACCGAGATTT CACCAGCTTTCTGAGCACCAGCCGCAGACTGCTACAGTTTTCCTCCTCCCCTGCTGGTTCAGCGGCAGGGGATACTTCAGAAGGACCAAGCAGTCCTCCCAGCTCCAGGGGGATTTCAAGCCAGAGCTCCAGCAACCTTCCCAGCCCAGAGGGGATCACCTGCAAACCGGGGAAACCAACCTGGTCTCGGGACCCGGACCTCAGCGCCATTAAACCGGCTCCCTTCGTGTCGGCTCCTTCCCCATCCGCGGTGGAGAACAACTCCTCTCAGGACACTCGGTCATCAG CTCATGATGGCGACTctgttattattgtaaatgaACAGAAGGGGAAGAAGCAAGACGGCTCAAG CATGCCATGCTTCCAAGCCGAGTTGTGGATTAAAGAGCT GACGAGTATGTATGATTCTCGGGCAAGAGAAAGACGAAGACTGATCGAAGAGCAGGAGGCTTTGGCTGCCCAGCTGCTGCGACAG CGCCTGTCTGAAGTGGGGCACCGAAGCACAGATGTGGAGGTCCATGTTCGAGTCCCTTTGGAGATGGAAATTCCTTTGACATTAGTTATACAAGAGCCTTTGGAAGATAAACCGGAATTCCCAGAACTCTCAAAG GAAATGGAGGCTCAGGTGGACAAGGTGTTAAGACGCGGGAGTCCTGATGAAGTATTCAGCGAGGGATTTGGTCTTAGCCTGACCCGCAAAGACCTGCAGACTCTTAGTGGCCTCAACTGGCTAAATGATGAG GTGATCAACTTCTACATGAATCTGCTGGTGGAGCGCAGCAAGAACCCCAAGATGCCCTCTGTCAACACATTCAGCACGTTCTTCTATCCCAAGCTACGCAGCAGCGGCTACTCCGCCGTCTGCCGCTGGACCAAAAAGATGGACATTTTCTCCAAAGACATCCTCCTGGTTCCTGTCCACCTGAGGATGCATTGGTGCCTCTCT GTGGTAGATTTCCGCAAAAAGGCTGTTACCTATTTCGATTCCATGGGAGGAAACAACGATGAAGCGTGCAAACTGTTGTT TGAATACCTGCAGCAGGAAAGCAAGGACAAAAAGGGGAAAGAACTGGACCCCACAGGATGGGTGCTATACAGCAAAAAGCGCAAT gaaatcCCACAACAGATGAATGGGAGCGACTGTGGAATGTTCACATGCAAATATGCAGATTACATCACCAAAGATACGCCAATCACGTTCACACAG AAACAAATGCCGTATTTCCGAAGAAGGATGGTTTGGGAGTTAGTGAACCGTAAGCTGCTATGA
- the LOC131136974 gene encoding sentrin-specific protease 1-like isoform X2, whose product MLNKLYEWLESGVANLRNGVPAAEPSLADRPPGEEHVRNRRKRQLECLEDGQDGLAIKKSRMAEGVKNRSFGVATWMKNSVSPTFRNVLPTSSGPPLEQPQPQPSTSAARWTPMHSSKRNSLDQTFAAPSTTLEWKASKSVCRRQVHISPMHREVPKINGHPCSLPSSITSKCHPSARLGRPINFRTYATPSVLSGVSTTSTSSSSMYEKTFPIKVVQGPSHRTSSGHVHHTKPCCTAQESVCLEEKEVYRQLLNVVSGGQSSCLHNGRSHSIVRSHRDFTSFLSTSRRLLQFSSSPAGSAAGDTSEGPSSPPSSRGISSQSSSNLPSPEGITCKPGKPTWSRDPDLSAIKPAPFVSAPSPSAVENNSSQDTRSSAHDGDSVIIVNEQKGKKQDGSSMPCFQAELWIKELTSMYDSRARERRRLIEEQEALAAQLLRQRLSEVGHRSTDVEVHVRVPLEMEIPLTLVIQEPLEDKPEFPELSKEMEAQVDKVLRRGSPDEVFSEGFGLSLTRKDLQTLSGLNWLNDEVINFYMNLLVERSKNPKMPSVNTFSTFFYPKLRSSGYSAVCRWTKKMDIFSKDILLVPVHLRMHWCLSVVDFRKKAVTYFDSMGGNNDEACKLLFEYLQQESKDKKGKELDPTGWVLYSKKRNEIPQQMNGSDCGMFTCKYADYITKDTPITFTQKQMPYFRRRMVWELVNRKLL is encoded by the exons ATGCTGAATAAACTCTATGAATGGCTAGAGTCAGGCGTAGCCAATCTTCGCAATGGTGTTCCAGCTGCAGAGCCATCTCTTGCAGACCGACCACCCGGGGAGGAGCACGTCAGGAACAGAAGGAAAAGGCAACTTGAATG tTTGGAAGACGGACAAGATGGATTAGCAATAAAGAAATCTCGAATGG CAGAAGGGGTGAAGAATCGAAGCTTTGGTGTGGCGACATGGATGAAGAACAGTGTGAGCCCTACCTTCAGAAATGTACTACCTACCTCCTCTGGGCCTCCACTTGAACAACCTCAGCCACAGCCCTCAACATCAGCTGCAAGATGGACACCGATGCAT AGCTCCAAAAGAAACTCATTGGATCAGACTTTTGCAGCTCCTTCGACAACATTGGAGTGGAAAGCCTCTAAATCAG TTTGCAGACGGCAAGTTCACATCAGTCCTATGCATCGCGAAGTTCCAAAAATAAACGGGCATCCATGCAGCTTGCCATCGTCGATCACGTCAAAATGTCACCCCTCTGCGCGGCTTGGCCGGCCCATAAACTTCAGAACGTACGCCACACCAAG TGTGCTAAGCGGGGTATCTACAACAAGCACCTCCAGCAGCAGCATGTACGAGAAGACCTTTCCAATCAAAGTAGTTCAAGGCCCGTCGCACAGAACGTCATCGGGTCACGTGCATCACACCAAGCCATGCTGCACAGCACAAGAG TCTGTTTGTTTAGAGGAGAAGGAGGTCTACAGGCAGCTTTTGAACGTGGTCTCAGGCGGTCAGTCGTCGTGTTTGCACAACGGCCGCTCGCATTCCATTGTGAGGTCACACCGAGATTT CACCAGCTTTCTGAGCACCAGCCGCAGACTGCTACAGTTTTCCTCCTCCCCTGCTGGTTCAGCGGCAGGGGATACTTCAGAAGGACCAAGCAGTCCTCCCAGCTCCAGGGGGATTTCAAGCCAGAGCTCCAGCAACCTTCCCAGCCCAGAGGGGATCACCTGCAAACCGGGGAAACCAACCTGGTCTCGGGACCCGGACCTCAGCGCCATTAAACCGGCTCCCTTCGTGTCGGCTCCTTCCCCATCCGCGGTGGAGAACAACTCCTCTCAGGACACTCGGTCATCAG CTCATGATGGCGACTctgttattattgtaaatgaACAGAAGGGGAAGAAGCAAGACGGCTCAAG CATGCCATGCTTCCAAGCCGAGTTGTGGATTAAAGAGCT GACGAGTATGTATGATTCTCGGGCAAGAGAAAGACGAAGACTGATCGAAGAGCAGGAGGCTTTGGCTGCCCAGCTGCTGCGACAG CGCCTGTCTGAAGTGGGGCACCGAAGCACAGATGTGGAGGTCCATGTTCGAGTCCCTTTGGAGATGGAAATTCCTTTGACATTAGTTATACAAGAGCCTTTGGAAGATAAACCGGAATTCCCAGAACTCTCAAAG GAAATGGAGGCTCAGGTGGACAAGGTGTTAAGACGCGGGAGTCCTGATGAAGTATTCAGCGAGGGATTTGGTCTTAGCCTGACCCGCAAAGACCTGCAGACTCTTAGTGGCCTCAACTGGCTAAATGATGAG GTGATCAACTTCTACATGAATCTGCTGGTGGAGCGCAGCAAGAACCCCAAGATGCCCTCTGTCAACACATTCAGCACGTTCTTCTATCCCAAGCTACGCAGCAGCGGCTACTCCGCCGTCTGCCGCTGGACCAAAAAGATGGACATTTTCTCCAAAGACATCCTCCTGGTTCCTGTCCACCTGAGGATGCATTGGTGCCTCTCT GTGGTAGATTTCCGCAAAAAGGCTGTTACCTATTTCGATTCCATGGGAGGAAACAACGATGAAGCGTGCAAACTGTTGTT TGAATACCTGCAGCAGGAAAGCAAGGACAAAAAGGGGAAAGAACTGGACCCCACAGGATGGGTGCTATACAGCAAAAAGCGCAAT gaaatcCCACAACAGATGAATGGGAGCGACTGTGGAATGTTCACATGCAAATATGCAGATTACATCACCAAAGATACGCCAATCACGTTCACACAG AAACAAATGCCGTATTTCCGAAGAAGGATGGTTTGGGAGTTAGTGAACCGTAAGCTGCTATGA